The Dunckerocampus dactyliophorus isolate RoL2022-P2 chromosome 1, RoL_Ddac_1.1, whole genome shotgun sequence genome has a segment encoding these proteins:
- the LOC129186243 gene encoding lamina-associated polypeptide 2, isoforms beta/gamma-like isoform X2: MPVLRRRAARPSWASKEVTDDTVAFLKKKHVYHETIAALSSEEDEEDNEEQDVKEEKPEDEEKPDPSTLIDDDLKAALLVHGIKAGPIVDSTRSLYERKLRRLQAGGQETSNVAEIILLCSDSEDYEAGRDGAEQESSQNGRYGYPQCFLPSSKLRPVTYASRHAEVKQTLGRVAKSSMQSIHIAKGMNRASTLHQHSALETKVLAESIQTSPLPTRNFSITQMVEEKENRRSEVKESEVHEHWSPSNRLDTMAAVDVRRRSQYCTPMVSLSTRKKDPVKTAFKDIKTAPTVTNATCRRPIKGAAGRPVRFTYPKTPVSPTTQERREVERRLVPIQIQFVAFVLIALLLLIVEDEPLSPLLAWMYKLMQGFGSEGADMQGEQAVSGQD; this comes from the exons ATGCCGGTGCTTAGGAGGAGGGCTGCTCGTCCCTCTTGGGCTTCGAAGGAGGTGACTGACGACACGGTGGCCTTTTTGAAAAAGAAACACGTGTACCATGAGACAATTGCTGCTCTCTCCAGCGAGGAGGACGAAGAGGACAATGAAGAACAAGATGTGAAG gaagagaagcCAGAAGATGAAGAAAAACCAGATCCCAGCACGCTGATTGACGACGACCTTAAAGCCGCATTACTTGTGCATGGCATCAAAGCCGGACCCATAGTGG ACTCCACCAGGTCCTTGTATGAGAGGAAGCTCAGGAGGCTCCAGGCTGGTGGACAGGAAACATCAAACGTAGCAGAGATCATTCTGTTGTGTTCTGACAGTGAGGACTATGAAGCAG GCCGTGATGGAGCAGAACAAGAAAGCAGCCAG AATGGACGTTATGGTTACCCACAATGCTTTTTACCTTCATCCAAACTG cgtCCTGTAACTTACGCCTCCCGGCATGCTGAAGTCAAGCAGACTTTGGGGAGAGTTGCCAAATCCTCAATGCAAAGTATTCACATTGCCAAGGGAATGAACAGAGCATCAACTTTACATCAACACTCCGCATTAGAAACCAAG GTTCTGGCTGAATCAATCCAGACTTCTCCCTTGCCAACGAGGAACTTCAGCATCACTCAAATGGTTGAAG AGAAGGAGAATCGGAGGTCAGAGGTGAAAGAGAGTGAAGTACATGAGCACTGGTCTCCATCCAACAGG TTGGACACGATGGCAGCTGTTGATGTGAGGAGGCGGTCCCAATACTGCACTCCAATGGTGTCTCTTTCTACAAGGAAAAAG GACCCAGTGAAAACTGCTTTCAAGGACATTAAGACCGCACCCACAGTGACCAA CGCCACGTGTCGTAGGCCCATCAAGGGTGCAGCAGGGAGGCCTGTCCGGTTCACCTATCCTAAAACACCAGTCAGTCCTACCACGCAGGAGAGAAGGGAAGTGGAACGCCGCTTGGTCCCCATCCAGATCCAATTTGTGGCGTTTGTCTTAATCGCCCTGCTGCTGTTGATTGTTGAAGATGAGCCTCTGAGTCCACTCTTGGCGTGGATGTACAAATTGATGCAAGGCTTTGGTAGTGAGGGGGCGGACATGCAGGGGGAGCAAGCCGTCTCAGGGCAGGactaa
- the LOC129186243 gene encoding lamina-associated polypeptide 2, isoforms beta/gamma-like isoform X1, with translation MPVLRRRAARPSWASKEVTDDTVAFLKKKHVYHETIAALSSEEDEEDNEEQDVKEEEKPEDEEKPDPSTLIDDDLKAALLVHGIKAGPIVDSTRSLYERKLRRLQAGGQETSNVAEIILLCSDSEDYEAGRDGAEQESSQNGRYGYPQCFLPSSKLRPVTYASRHAEVKQTLGRVAKSSMQSIHIAKGMNRASTLHQHSALETKVLAESIQTSPLPTRNFSITQMVEEKENRRSEVKESEVHEHWSPSNRLDTMAAVDVRRRSQYCTPMVSLSTRKKDPVKTAFKDIKTAPTVTNATCRRPIKGAAGRPVRFTYPKTPVSPTTQERREVERRLVPIQIQFVAFVLIALLLLIVEDEPLSPLLAWMYKLMQGFGSEGADMQGEQAVSGQD, from the exons ATGCCGGTGCTTAGGAGGAGGGCTGCTCGTCCCTCTTGGGCTTCGAAGGAGGTGACTGACGACACGGTGGCCTTTTTGAAAAAGAAACACGTGTACCATGAGACAATTGCTGCTCTCTCCAGCGAGGAGGACGAAGAGGACAATGAAGAACAAGATGTGAAG gaggaagagaagcCAGAAGATGAAGAAAAACCAGATCCCAGCACGCTGATTGACGACGACCTTAAAGCCGCATTACTTGTGCATGGCATCAAAGCCGGACCCATAGTGG ACTCCACCAGGTCCTTGTATGAGAGGAAGCTCAGGAGGCTCCAGGCTGGTGGACAGGAAACATCAAACGTAGCAGAGATCATTCTGTTGTGTTCTGACAGTGAGGACTATGAAGCAG GCCGTGATGGAGCAGAACAAGAAAGCAGCCAG AATGGACGTTATGGTTACCCACAATGCTTTTTACCTTCATCCAAACTG cgtCCTGTAACTTACGCCTCCCGGCATGCTGAAGTCAAGCAGACTTTGGGGAGAGTTGCCAAATCCTCAATGCAAAGTATTCACATTGCCAAGGGAATGAACAGAGCATCAACTTTACATCAACACTCCGCATTAGAAACCAAG GTTCTGGCTGAATCAATCCAGACTTCTCCCTTGCCAACGAGGAACTTCAGCATCACTCAAATGGTTGAAG AGAAGGAGAATCGGAGGTCAGAGGTGAAAGAGAGTGAAGTACATGAGCACTGGTCTCCATCCAACAGG TTGGACACGATGGCAGCTGTTGATGTGAGGAGGCGGTCCCAATACTGCACTCCAATGGTGTCTCTTTCTACAAGGAAAAAG GACCCAGTGAAAACTGCTTTCAAGGACATTAAGACCGCACCCACAGTGACCAA CGCCACGTGTCGTAGGCCCATCAAGGGTGCAGCAGGGAGGCCTGTCCGGTTCACCTATCCTAAAACACCAGTCAGTCCTACCACGCAGGAGAGAAGGGAAGTGGAACGCCGCTTGGTCCCCATCCAGATCCAATTTGTGGCGTTTGTCTTAATCGCCCTGCTGCTGTTGATTGTTGAAGATGAGCCTCTGAGTCCACTCTTGGCGTGGATGTACAAATTGATGCAAGGCTTTGGTAGTGAGGGGGCGGACATGCAGGGGGAGCAAGCCGTCTCAGGGCAGGactaa
- the selenok gene encoding selenoprotein K, with the protein MVYVSNGQVLDSRSQSPWRLSLLVDLFWGAVEFLGLFFKTIIHPDLTKHGNNSDLSWFSDGRGPPGPPGGRRRMGRINFGGGPSPPPMGGGGUGR; encoded by the exons ATGGTGTACGTGTCTAATG GCCAGGTTCTGGACAGCAGGAGCCAGTCACCATGGAGACTATCCCTACTGGTCGACCTGTTTTGGGGAGCAGTGGAGTTTTTAGGCCTGTT ctttaaaacaataattcacCCGGACCTGACGAAGCATGGCAATAACAGTGACTTATCATGGTTTTCTGATGGCAGAGG TCCTCCTGGTCCCCCTGGTGGTCGAAGGCGGATGGGAAGAATCAATTTTGGTGGCGGTCCCAGTCCTCCACCAATGGgcggaggaggatgaggaaggtGA